One genomic region from Ochotona princeps isolate mOchPri1 chromosome 5, mOchPri1.hap1, whole genome shotgun sequence encodes:
- the NEUROD1 gene encoding neurogenic differentiation factor 1 — MTKSFSESGLMGEPQPQGPPSWTDECLSSQDEEHETDKKEEELEAMNAEEDSLRNGGEEEEEDEDLEEEEEEEEEDDDQKPKRRGPKKKKMTKARLERFKLRRMKANARERNRMHGLNAALDNLRKVVPCYSKTQKLSKIETLRLAKNYIWALSEILRSGKSPDLVSFVQTLCKGLSQPTTNLVAGCLQLNPRTFLPEQNQDMPPHLPTASASFPVHPYSYQSPGLPSPPYGTMDSSHVFHVKPPPHAYSAALEPFFENPLTDCTSSSFDGPLSPPLSINGNFSFKHEPSAEFEKNYAFTMHYPAAALAGAQSHGSVFSGATAPRCEIPIDNIMSFDSHSHHERVMSAQLNAIFHD, encoded by the coding sequence ATGACCAAATCTTTTAGCGAGAGTGGGCTGATGGGGGAGCCTCAGCCCCAAGGACCTCCAAGCTGGACAGACGAATGTCTCAGTTCTCAGGATGAGGAGCACGAGACAgacaagaaggaggaggagctcGAAGCCATGAATGCAGAGGAGGACTCGCTAAGGaatgggggagaggaggaggaggaggacgaggacctggaagaagaggaagaagaggaggaggaggacgatgATCAGAAGCCCAAGAGGCGCGGACCGAAAAAGAAGAAGATGACCAAGGCGCGCCTGGAGCGATTTAAACTGAGGCGCATGAAGGCCAACGCCAGGGAGCGGAACCGTATGCACGGGCTGAACGCGGCTCTGGACAACCTGCGCAAGGTGGTGCCCTGCTACTCCAAAACGCAGAAGCTGTCCAAAATCGAGACACTGCGCTTGGCCAAGAACTACATCTGGGCTCTGTCTGAGATCCTGCGCTCAGGCAAAAGCCCTGACCTGGTCTCCTTTGTACAGACACTCTGCAAGGGCTTATCTCAGCCCACCACCAACCTGGTTGCAGGCTGTTTGCAGCTCAATCCTCGGACATTTCTGCCTGAACAGAACCAGGACATGCCCCCGCATCTGCCGACGGCCAGTGCCTCCTTTCCGGTGCACCCCTACTCCTACCAGTCGCCGGGGCTACCCAGCCCACCCTACGGTACCATGGACAGCTCCCACGTCTTCCACGTCAAACCTCCACCGCACGCCTATAGTGCAGCTCTGGAGCCCTTCTTTGAAAACCCCCTGACTGATTGCACCAGCTCTTCCTTTGACGGTCCTCTGAGTCCCCCACTCAGCATCAATGGCAACTTCTCTTTCAAACACGAACCGTCCGCCgagtttgaaaaaaattatgcctTTACCATGCACTATCCTGCAGCCgccctggcaggggcccaaagccacGGATCAGTCTTCTCTGGAGCCACTGCCCCTCGCTGCGAGATCCCCATAGACAATATTATGTCCTTCGATAGCCATTCACATCATGAGCGAGTCATGAGTGCCCAGCTCAATGCCATCTTTCACGATTAA